The Rhizobium sp. BT03 genome segment ATCCTGGACGCCGGAGAAGAGAGAATAGCTCTTGGAGCCGAGGAACGACGCCGGAACAGCGAGGTTGTTGACCACATGCAGCATCGCAATGGTGACTATGAAGCTGAGATAGAACCAGTTTGCCACGTAGATATGCGGCTCTTTGCGCTTCAGGATCGTTCCGAGATAGACGGCCAGATAGGCGACCCAGACGATGGTAAGCCACAGGTCGACGTACCATTCGGGCTCGGCATATTCGCGCGACTGATTGATGCCGATCACGTAGCCGGTCGCAGCCATCACGATGAACAGCTGGTAGCCCCAGAAGACGAACCAGGCGAGTGTTCCTCCGAAGAGACGCGCGCGACAGGTGCGTTGCACCACATAGAAGGATGTCATGATCAGCGCGTTGCCGCCGAAGGCGAAGATCACCGCCGATGTGTGAACCGGCCGCAATCTTCCGAAATTCCAATAGGGCGCGATGTTGAGGTCGGGAAAGGCGAGCTGCAGCGCGATGATCACGCCGACGAGGAAGCCGACGACGCCCCAGAACACCGTAGCGATCAGGCCGTAGCGGATTACCTCGTCGCAATAGCCCGTAAGCTCTGTTTTGCGCTGTTGGCCCGTCGGCGAAAACTCTGCGTTTCTGACAAGCAGCAGCGTTCCCGCAACCAGGCAGAGGCAAAGTATACCCATATGGACTGCAAACAGATGATCGTGCGCGAATGCGGCCGCGAGCAGCGCCAGAAACGCTGCGACCGCGATCACCATCGTTTCTGTCGTGTAATTCATGATGTCGTCTCCAGTGCGCAGACGACCGCCTCGCGGCCGGCTTTCTCGGATTTCGAGGCAGGACTGTCACGAAGACGGGAACGGCTCCTTGATCTACATCAACAAGCGGACTGGAAGCGGTGGACGAACCGACGTTGTTACACTCTGTTGCAAACTTCCCCCTTTGGCACCGCCCGCTTACTCCCGTGTGACGCAGCTGCTTTCTACCGCACCCACTGCCACAAGGGGCGATGAAGATGCTGTGCAGAACAACCACGCGTTCGACAATGGCGCGAAGGGGCGCGAAGCCATACATGCCGGCCAATCCCTCTCTTCGCTGTTCGTAGGCTCGGCGGCCGAGGCCGTCGCAGCCGGTAAGGCGATTTGGTGGGAGGGTGATAAGCAACCATCTTGTCCAGGTGGAAGAAGGTGTCGTGCGCCTGCTTCGTATCATCGGCGAAAGATCGTCGGGTGATAATCGCTCTTCAATTCGCCGGCGATCTCAACGGCGCGTCGCTGCAAAACGATTTCCTATTTACGGCTGAGGCCGTCACGAAATGCAAGATCCGCCGGATATCGCACATGAGTTTCCACGGGGAAGTCGCTCGGTCTAATGCGCTCGCTCGACCTAGCTCTCGTTGCTCTGGCAGGAGGCGGCCGCTTCGCATGAACAGATGGTGCTGTTGCCGAAGAAGAACGCCGAGGAGCGCCCCTGCAGCTTCATCGTGAAGCTTGCATTCCGGCGCAACCCGCGTCCGCCAAGGTCCGTTGCGCGTTTCCATGAATCGTCAAGACATTGCGGATCATCTCGGCCTGACCATTGAGACCCTGGCCCACACCGTTACGAAACTTGCGTCGCGCAACATCGTTATTCCCGAGGGCAGGCACGACCTGCGGAACGTCAATCTTGCCCGCTGGTACGGTTATCGGGCGACACTGATGATTTTTCCGAGGATTTCTGTCAGAGGGTAAACCTCAACACACGCGACAAGCCGCGGGATCGACATTCATGCCCTCCGCGAACTTCTCGACGCGATATGAGCTCAGTCACGGCAATCCTAAGCTGTTCAGCAGCGCCGACGTTCGCCGAGCGTGCTTGTCCTTCGGTGATTCCTACATCGCTTGCAGGCTGCCATGTCCCTCGCAAGGGCGCTGGGCAAGCAGGCAAAAATTGGGACCTTCTGCCTTTTTTCCCCGAATTTGACGGGCGTCAAAGAGCCCAATTCCGGCATCTGCTAAGACACATTCATGAGGCTGATTGGGTCTCGCAGAAAAGGAGCTTGCAAATGCGGTTAAAATTCGGTCTGATCGCTGCAGCGGCAGCCTTGATTGTTTCGGCAGCGCCGTTGATGGCGGCCGACCACCAGGTTCGGATGCTCAACAAAGGCACGGAAGGCGCGATGGTGTTCGAGCCTGGCTTCCTGAAGATCGCCCCCGGCGACACCGTCACCTTCATCCCCACCGACAAGGGCCACAACGTCGAAACCTTCAAAGGCCTCATTCCGGATGGCGTTGCCGA includes the following:
- a CDS encoding pseudoazurin yields the protein MRLKFGLIAAAAALIVSAAPLMAADHQVRMLNKGTEGAMVFEPGFLKIAPGDTVTFIPTDKGHNVETFKGLIPDGVADFKSKPNELYRAKFDVPGVYVLKCTPHSGMGMVALIQVGDSPPNLEAIKTAKVPNMVRKRLDADLTNITQ